GGAAGGGAACCTGTTGCCTCGACATAATTTTAATCCTTTACTACTTGGTTTGTCTCATGTCaacaaagaacaataaaaaaCAATGGCAGAATTATAATTTTAAGGAATCAATTtctgatgtgattttttttttaaaaagaggttgAACAATCCAAAAAATGGGGCATAATATGGAGTGGTCAGCAGTTTTGACAAACAATATATCAAGGTTTCGTCATAAATATTTATAATACATTTTCCATATCTTGGAGTGATTACATGAAAGCTTTGGCCCTGATTACACATTACACACCTCATCAACACTTTTTGCTCCATCAACCCTTCTTACTTTTCCTTCTTTCGCATATAGATCGATAATAGGTTTTGTAGACTGCATATATGTCTGAATTCTGAAGGAGATACAATAAATAGATACCAATAACATAGCAgggcatttttttaaacaaaatataaaaacaaacatGGATAAAATCAGCCAAACGGCTTCTTTCCATTTGATACAATTCAATGTTTATGAAATTAATTTCATTTCTACCTTTTCTGCATACTTAAGATATTGTCATCTGTTCTTCCACTACCTTTTCCTCGTTCAAGGCAGCGTTCCATGCATATCTTTGCAAACAAAAGAAAGAAATTAGGTTTAATTTCCTGTAATGTTAGGAAAGATTAAAATGAGGGAAGAACATAAAAAACGGGGAAGCCAGGCTTTCTAATTCTCTGCTTGCTAGCTATTTTTCCATCCAGCTACTGTAAAGGGTGAATGATTGTAAGCTGGTGAATGCAGAGGAAAAAGTCCTGGCAATGTTTAAAGTACAAAGTGTTATGGATTTGAACACATATATGTACTGTATATGCTGCACAGTGatactgaaattattttttttgttcaaTTTAATATTAATCTATTTCAATGAAATAAGTTTCAAAACATTTTAATGTCAATATTTAATTTCAATTTCATTTAGTTTTGTGAATATGAATGAGATTAGGCAATTGTCAACATATTTATATGAAGCAACTTTATGCAAATCCTCCTCAAATGCTAGTAATGTAAATTTCTGGGAGAGGTAGAAGGTACTGAATTTCAGAACAAGAAACCTGGGCAATTCATTCCAAATCCGTATGGACTTTAAAGTGCCAGATAACTGCGCAAGGATTGTGCACTAAGGGGACTTTAGATTCCTGGGACACTGGGACTAGAACGTGAAGAGATGGAACCAGTAGAGCCCCAACAAATTAGTCACCTATTGTTGAGGTTTCAAAGACCTTATAAGAAGATTCGCTAGACAATGGTTGAGGTTCTAACTTATAAGGCTTGGATTTGAGCAATGGAAGGTCGCTTTAAGAGGAGgagaaaagttgcaaaggggatTGGGAAAGATAAATAGAACAATAAAAAGTTTTTCGATAGAACCAGACAGAGAGAATACCAGAAGATCCACAATAATTCTACAATGCACTTATTAAGTGTATTAACCAGTCTGCAGATAAAAATAACACCATTACAATGCCGTGCCAATAACAAAGACATGACTAACTAGAGGGCAGTTAGATGAATTATAAGTATTCCTGGATATAAACCACTGAGCAAAGAGAGGCATAAAACTCCAAAGGTTGCATTGCTTAACAAGAACATACTACAGGAGAGAGAGGATGTTCTAAATTGATCATGTTCAGCATCTATTTATTTAAAAGTTAAAAGTAGAGgtacaattagaaacatagaaacatagaaaataggtgcaggagtaggccattcggcccttcgagcctgcaccgccattcaatatgatcatggctgatcatccagctcagtatcctgtacctgccttctctccataccccctgatccctttagccacaagggccacatctaactccctcttaaatatagccaatgaactggcctcaactaccttctgtggcagagaattccacagactcgccactctctgtgtgaagaaatctgCAGCTACTCTACAGGTTGCTACATATTGGGAAGGGTGTTGAGGAGCACATTTGCAGAGAAATTGCAAGGATGTGTAAAAGGTCCCTTACTATGCAATTATACACAAGAAAAGCAAAAGCATTGGGCAAAgagggaggaatttctgtaggttTTCTGGAGAATGTTCTCAACCGATGGTTTTGGCCTCTTGATAAACAAAACATTGCTGGACATTGTTCTGGGAAATAAGCCAGTCCAAGTGGACCGAATATCAATTAGGGTAAATCTAGTaatcaatgatactttatggtcacatggtgaaatgctttgttttgcatacatgcCGGTAAAATCATAtctcagacctcacctaggcagcacaagtgttgccacgtttctggcgctgaTAAAGTTACAAGAGTTCACAGAACAGTCCTCTCTGTCTGGACAATCATCACTGTGCCTCAGTCCAAGAATGTTACTTGATATTTAAAAAATGGTACTTGGTGTGTAGTGTATTTCCAGCGTTTTCAAAGTTTTATTCCAGATTATCAGCATCTGCAACACCTTGCTAAATTCACAATGCAGAATTCTGCTATTATTTTAATAAGAATCAAGAGAAATGCTGCAAATATTATTTGTGCATTCATCCATTGATAAACAATCACCACCAGGATCATTTCTTTCCAAGGACTATTCAGTTACCTCATTGTTACAGTCAAAGAAAAGGACAAATTTTACATCAGCATCTTTATCCATCAACTTGTTCCAGCCTTCAAGATTGTCTGTATTTCTGGGAAACCCATCAATAAGAAATTTGTTCTTTGCGGCATTTTTAGCCATTGTGTCATCCATTGCCTGCAAAATAGGCCAGAAATGTAATACAAACATTTTTCAGATAAAATGAACAACAGCACATTTATATTCACTATAATTTTTTGGACAATATTTTGGGATATTGACAGGATAGCAAGAGCCAAAGCATATTAATGTACTTTGGATACTATGCCTTTCATTAGCTAGCTCATCTTTTTACAGAACTCTTTAAACCCTACACAAAACAGGGATGGATGTAAACCAGCAAATATGAATTATTACGAAAGCAAAATACTTCAGTACTTTAGACGCTCAAATTGTTGTCAATGAATCAACACATTTCCTCAGATTGCAACATTGTGCCTAATTTTGATTCAAAGAAGAACAGTGATCTCAAAATTCTTCTTCTgtattttcaaattattttcaagACAATAATGGTGCACTAAACAAAAATTGCCACTTACAATATTTTTTGTTCCTTATAAAATGTTAGTGAATTCCAATTTCTCATTTCAGAACATAGTGGATTGTTAAAATGACAGCATTTCTTAAAAAAAGTACATGTGCTAGTTCAGACTTCAGTTTGTCTTATGTATTCTCATTTTGAATTCCTGTGCTgcaattttgttttattattaacTGAAAATTATGCTGCTTTCTTTTAGGTTTAAGTGTGATGATTCTTCAATATATTTACTGCTCAATCAATTTGACGTATGCCAGATAGCCTCGAAATGACTCTTCAATGTCAGGAAAAGAGGCAAAGCACCCCACAGAGACTGCATTGCTGCTAAGACCAGAATCAAGCAATTAATGTTACACACTCCCAAAGGATAGTAATTGTTTTAGCAATTTGTTTTAATATGGAGATATTACAAATGGGCTGCACCATATGCATCCAACAAAGTAAAAATGCCTTTAATTGTTATCTCCGTTGCAATATTTTTTGGGATAACCTTCTCGAAACCGATTTTGGACAGGACACTTTGCAAAGCAAACTCCATCACAGTACACCAACTAATCTGCCATGTAATTAAAGACAAATGCTGCAAATTTACCATAACGTTCTTCCAAGGCTACTGTTAAATCCACAATATggtaatttaaaattattttaggaAGTGCAAACCCAGAAACTTTACCCTTCTAGAAGATGATGAAAGTTGTCTTACCCTTTTAAGGAGATTAATAGTTATTTCCACCGGTACAATTTTTCCTTCCTTTATGTGAATGTCAATAAGTTCTCCATATTGAGTGCCTTCTTTGCTTCGCTCCGCACGTAGTAGATCACCAGCAGAGAAGTGAGTGTATCCATATTTCTGATGAACATTAAAGAAAGGTACTGAATT
The sequence above is a segment of the Rhinoraja longicauda isolate Sanriku21f chromosome 11, sRhiLon1.1, whole genome shotgun sequence genome. Coding sequences within it:
- the cmpk gene encoding UMP-CMP kinase produces the protein MVISYLGSLVQKLLRMKPKVVFVLGGPGAGKGTQCTNIVKKYGYTHFSAGDLLRAERSKEGTQYGELIDIHIKEGKIVPVEITINLLKRAMDDTMAKNAAKNKFLIDGFPRNTDNLEGWNKLMDKDADVKFVLFFDCNNEICMERCLERGKGSGRTDDNILSMQKRIQTYMQSTKPIIDLYAKEGKVRRVDGAKSVDEVFVEVQKIFDAENGIENV